The following are encoded together in the Bacillus sp. V2I10 genome:
- a CDS encoding acetate uptake transporter, with protein MNNQNVQQVKMTTADPSALGLFGLAMVTLVASSQKLGLTEGLSFILPWAIFLGGFAQLFACINDAKHNNTFGTTAFGAFGLFWLGVGGSWLIQLGVFGEELAASVDPKQLGFAFVGYLIFSLFMTIGAMETHKVLFFIFVLIDFLFIGLSLSSFGIMHEATHMLAAVSEMLIALLSFYGSAAAVLNAHFGRVFLPIGKPFGIFKK; from the coding sequence ATGAACAATCAGAATGTACAACAAGTAAAAATGACAACCGCAGATCCTTCAGCGCTTGGACTTTTTGGACTTGCAATGGTTACACTCGTTGCTTCTTCGCAAAAGCTTGGGTTAACGGAAGGTCTTTCTTTTATTTTACCGTGGGCGATTTTTTTAGGGGGATTTGCACAGCTTTTTGCCTGCATCAATGATGCTAAGCACAACAACACGTTTGGAACGACTGCTTTCGGTGCGTTTGGCCTGTTTTGGCTTGGTGTAGGAGGTTCTTGGCTCATCCAATTAGGTGTATTCGGAGAAGAGCTTGCAGCAAGCGTTGATCCAAAACAGCTTGGCTTTGCTTTTGTCGGTTATTTAATATTCAGCTTATTTATGACAATTGGTGCCATGGAAACTCATAAAGTGTTATTTTTTATCTTTGTTCTCATTGATTTCTTATTTATCGGTCTATCTTTAAGCTCTTTCGGCATTATGCACGAAGCGACTCATATGCTTGCGGCGGTTTCTGAAATGCTGATTGCCCTCTTATCATTTTACGGGTCAGCAGCGGCTGTATTGAATGCACATTTCGGACGTGTTTTCTTGCCGATTGGAAAACCTTTTGGCATTTTTAAAAAGTAA